Proteins co-encoded in one Kribbella solani genomic window:
- a CDS encoding DUF501 domain-containing protein translates to MSVSPSGQVSPSDQEAVSKQLGRTARGIRSIAHRCTCGLPDVVETEPRLPDGTPFPTTYYVTCPRLASAIGTLESSGLMKDMTDRLADDPELAERYRGAHEAYLAHRESIDHVAEISGISAGGMPTRVKCLHVLAGHSLAAGRGVNPLGDETLDALEDWGRRGPCV, encoded by the coding sequence GTGAGCGTCAGTCCTTCCGGCCAGGTCAGCCCTTCGGATCAAGAAGCAGTCAGCAAGCAGCTCGGGCGTACCGCGCGGGGGATCCGTTCGATCGCGCACCGGTGCACCTGCGGTCTCCCCGATGTGGTCGAGACCGAGCCGCGGTTGCCGGACGGTACGCCGTTCCCGACCACGTACTACGTCACCTGCCCGCGACTCGCGTCCGCGATCGGAACGCTGGAGTCGTCCGGGCTGATGAAGGACATGACCGACCGGTTGGCGGATGACCCGGAGCTGGCCGAGCGGTACCGGGGCGCACATGAGGCGTACCTGGCGCACCGCGAGTCGATCGACCACGTCGCGGAGATCAGCGGGATCTCCGCGGGTGGGATGCCGACGCGGGTGAAGTGCTTGCATGTGCTCGCCGGTCATTCGCTGGCCGCCGGGCGCGGGGTGAACCCGCTGGGCGACGAAACCCTCGACGCCCTGGAGGACTGGGGCCGCCGAGGTCCGTGTGTCTGA
- a CDS encoding phosphotransferase yields the protein MDVAGVLRERWDLKAARLEVLTGGMNSATWLASSEGDAWRVVVKSVDVDDASFGPGLELAVRLDDAGVVSGRPWSSKGGRLVERADDRQVAVLEYVSGEELGKTAADRTSIGDLLGRVHTIAAVETGDLQDWLRVLMPFDDYLDLEPWIRPAVADAIARATALGETWAWLHGDAAREAFRRQPDGSVALIDWGSALPGPILYDVASAVMYADGSPEHVVAAYVRRRPDLAGELARGLDAFLHVRWAVQAGYFAWRIGNNVLTGISDESENRKGLADARRAFGG from the coding sequence GTGGATGTTGCTGGGGTGCTGCGGGAGCGGTGGGATCTGAAGGCGGCGCGGCTGGAGGTGCTGACCGGCGGGATGAACTCGGCAACCTGGCTGGCGTCGTCGGAGGGCGACGCGTGGCGCGTAGTGGTGAAGTCCGTGGATGTGGATGACGCGTCGTTCGGGCCGGGTCTCGAGTTGGCGGTGCGGCTGGATGATGCGGGCGTGGTGAGCGGTCGGCCATGGTCCAGCAAGGGCGGCCGGCTCGTTGAGCGGGCCGACGATCGGCAGGTCGCCGTCCTGGAGTACGTCAGTGGCGAAGAACTGGGAAAGACCGCCGCGGACCGGACCTCGATCGGGGACCTGCTCGGCCGCGTACACACGATCGCCGCCGTCGAAACCGGTGACCTGCAGGACTGGCTGCGCGTACTGATGCCGTTCGACGACTATCTGGATCTGGAGCCGTGGATTCGGCCGGCGGTCGCGGACGCGATCGCCCGGGCCACGGCGCTGGGCGAGACCTGGGCCTGGCTGCACGGGGACGCGGCCAGGGAGGCGTTTCGGCGGCAGCCGGACGGCAGTGTCGCGCTGATCGACTGGGGGAGTGCGCTACCCGGCCCGATTCTGTACGACGTCGCCTCCGCGGTGATGTACGCCGACGGGTCACCCGAGCACGTCGTGGCCGCGTACGTTCGCCGGCGACCTGATCTCGCCGGCGAGCTCGCCCGCGGGCTGGACGCTTTCCTGCACGTTCGCTGGGCCGTTCAGGCCGGCTACTTCGCGTGGCGGATCGGGAACAACGTGCTGACCGGGATCAGCGATGAAAGCGAGAACCGGAAGGGCCTGGCCGACGCCCGTCGGGCCTTTGGCGGGTAG
- a CDS encoding FtsB family cell division protein gives MPSRRDTGARPGSRPSSRTQSRPQRNAFGPAPTRPARRGDQPKRRTTGAAAGPARTRGSRNLTGRAAVVLLVLGALIVSYAQSLRVWFDQHQQVSALNQEIRDREKRVAELNDEIARWDDDAYVKAQARQRLGWVMPGEVGYRVIGADGKPVGAPPEPSAPSDGAAETQKPTWYTKLWGSVEGAGKPPAAATPPARTQPTPKTILTPPPKVTR, from the coding sequence ATGCCGTCCCGTCGGGATACCGGTGCACGACCCGGCTCGCGTCCGTCGAGCCGGACCCAGTCGCGTCCGCAGCGCAATGCCTTCGGCCCCGCCCCGACCCGCCCCGCCCGGCGGGGCGACCAGCCCAAGCGGCGTACGACGGGTGCCGCGGCCGGTCCGGCGCGCACCCGCGGGTCGCGCAACCTGACCGGCCGGGCGGCCGTCGTGCTGCTCGTACTCGGCGCGCTGATCGTGTCGTACGCGCAGAGCCTGCGGGTGTGGTTCGACCAGCACCAGCAGGTCAGCGCGCTGAACCAGGAGATCCGCGACCGGGAGAAACGGGTCGCGGAGCTGAACGACGAGATCGCCCGCTGGGACGACGACGCGTACGTGAAGGCGCAGGCGCGGCAGCGGCTCGGCTGGGTGATGCCGGGTGAGGTCGGCTACCGGGTGATCGGCGCGGACGGGAAGCCGGTCGGCGCCCCGCCGGAGCCGTCGGCGCCGTCCGACGGTGCGGCCGAGACGCAGAAGCCGACCTGGTACACGAAGCTGTGGGGCAGCGTCGAGGGCGCCGGCAAACCACCGGCGGCGGCGACCCCGCCGGCCCGGACCCAACCCACCCCGAAGACGATCCTGACGCCGCCGCCTAAGGTAACCAGGTGA
- a CDS encoding uracil-DNA glycosylase yields the protein MELPHPLTGELFGSPVPPGAGWPGDPAVRGTRVARDADEVVRLARTGELHELDARVSVCRACPRLVEWREDVAVSKRKSFADQPYWGRPIPGWGADEPRILIAGLAPAANGGNRTGRVFTGDRSGDWLFASLYRVGLANQPTSEHAGDGLRLIGTRMIAAVRCAPPANKPTPAERDTCAPWYNRELELVLPTTKAIVCLGKFGFDALLTALAALGTTVPKPRPKFGHAAEYLIKTPHGDLTVLASFHPSQQNTFTGKLTEPMLDQVLTRAKTLAGLDGPAIAG from the coding sequence ATGGAGCTGCCGCATCCGTTGACTGGGGAGTTGTTTGGTAGTCCGGTGCCGCCGGGGGCTGGGTGGCCGGGGGATCCGGCGGTGCGGGGTACTCGGGTTGCGCGCGATGCGGATGAGGTTGTGCGGTTGGCGCGGACCGGGGAACTGCATGAGCTTGATGCTCGGGTTTCGGTTTGCCGTGCTTGTCCGCGGCTGGTGGAGTGGCGGGAGGATGTTGCCGTCAGCAAGCGGAAGTCGTTCGCGGATCAGCCGTACTGGGGCCGTCCGATTCCCGGGTGGGGTGCCGACGAGCCGCGGATTCTGATCGCCGGCCTGGCTCCGGCGGCGAACGGTGGGAACCGGACCGGCCGTGTCTTCACCGGGGACCGCTCCGGCGACTGGCTGTTCGCGAGCCTGTACCGGGTCGGTCTGGCCAACCAGCCGACCAGCGAACACGCCGGCGACGGCCTGCGCCTGATCGGTACCCGGATGATCGCCGCCGTCCGCTGCGCGCCACCCGCCAACAAACCCACTCCGGCCGAACGCGACACCTGCGCCCCTTGGTACAACCGCGAACTGGAGTTGGTCCTCCCCACGACCAAGGCCATCGTCTGCCTGGGCAAGTTCGGCTTCGACGCCCTCCTCACCGCCCTGGCCGCCCTCGGCACGACCGTCCCCAAACCCCGCCCCAAGTTCGGCCACGCCGCCGAGTACCTGATCAAAACCCCGCACGGCGACCTGACCGTCCTGGCCAGCTTCCACCCCAGCCAGCAGAACACCTTCACCGGCAAACTCACCGAACCGATGCTCGACCAGGTCCTGACCCGAGCCAAAACCCTGGCCGGCCTGGATGGTCCGGCGATCGCCGGATGA
- the def gene encoding peptide deformylase: MTEVISGWSPELLGVQGRVLDVVRAPHPVLATEGAVVDPRDPEMIQLAADLVATMRVSPGCVGLAAPQVGVAAQMFSLDVSGHPKTRTCHGVFVLCNAEIVESSRNEKAREGCMSVPDFTGDVKRATRLTVTGVLPGGTEPVTISTDGFEARALQHEIDHCAGKLFLDRVAGAHAVYPRKVYQ, translated from the coding sequence GTGACCGAGGTGATCTCCGGCTGGTCCCCGGAACTGCTCGGCGTTCAGGGCCGCGTACTTGACGTGGTCCGCGCCCCGCATCCGGTGCTCGCGACCGAGGGCGCGGTCGTCGACCCGCGCGATCCCGAAATGATCCAGCTCGCCGCCGACCTGGTCGCGACGATGCGGGTCTCCCCCGGCTGTGTCGGCCTGGCCGCGCCGCAGGTGGGCGTGGCCGCGCAGATGTTCTCGCTCGACGTCAGCGGGCACCCCAAGACGCGTACGTGCCATGGGGTCTTCGTGCTCTGCAACGCCGAGATCGTCGAGTCCAGCCGGAACGAGAAGGCCCGCGAGGGCTGCATGTCCGTCCCCGACTTCACCGGCGACGTCAAACGCGCCACCCGGCTGACCGTCACCGGCGTACTCCCCGGCGGCACCGAACCGGTCACCATCAGCACCGACGGCTTCGAGGCCCGCGCCCTCCAGCACGAGATCGACCACTGCGCCGGCAAACTCTTCCTGGACCGCGTCGCCGGCGCCCACGCCGTGTATCCCCGAAAGGTCTACCAGTAG
- a CDS encoding transcriptional regulator: MIDGLDPVIHAPKRLAAMAVLANATTVTFKFLKDYLGVADSDLSKHMSALEAAGYVATTKSGHGRGATTTYRMTKTGQQAYTTHRDALRNLLDGPQ, from the coding sequence GTGATCGACGGACTCGACCCGGTCATCCACGCGCCGAAACGGCTGGCCGCGATGGCGGTGCTGGCGAATGCGACGACCGTCACGTTCAAGTTCCTGAAGGACTATCTGGGCGTGGCCGACTCGGACCTGTCGAAGCACATGTCGGCGCTGGAAGCGGCCGGGTACGTGGCGACGACGAAGAGTGGTCACGGACGCGGAGCAACCACCACGTACCGGATGACGAAGACTGGGCAGCAGGCCTACACAACCCACCGCGACGCCCTCCGCAACCTCCTCGACGGACCGCAGTAG
- the eno gene encoding phosphopyruvate hydratase produces MATIEAVGAREILDSRGNPTVEVEVLLDDDTVARAAVPSGASTGQFEAVELRDGDKDRYGGKGVQKAVTAILEDIDKEIVGYDVHEQRLIDHALLDLDGTPNKAKLGANAILGVSLAVAKAAAESSGLPLFRYVGGPNAHVLPVPMMNILNGGAHADSNVDVQEFMIAPIGAATYGEALMQGATVYHALKAVLKERGLSTGLGDEGGFAPNLESNRAALDLIAVAVEKTGLQLGKDIALAMDVAASEFFTEGVYAFEGGKKSADEMIAYYADLVASYPIVSIEDPLNEDDWAGWQGITGELGSKIQLVGDDLFVTNVERLQRGIDEKSANSLLVKVNQIGSLTETLDAVDLAHRNGFSCMMSHRSGETEDTTIADLAVATNCGQIKSGAPARSDRTAKYNQLLRIEEELDDAATYAGRSAFPRYQG; encoded by the coding sequence GTGGCCACCATCGAGGCCGTCGGCGCCCGCGAGATCCTCGACTCGCGCGGCAACCCCACTGTCGAGGTCGAGGTTCTGCTCGACGACGACACCGTCGCCCGGGCAGCGGTCCCGTCCGGCGCGTCCACCGGTCAGTTCGAGGCCGTCGAGCTGCGGGACGGCGACAAGGACCGGTACGGCGGCAAGGGCGTGCAGAAGGCCGTCACCGCGATCCTTGAAGACATCGACAAGGAGATCGTCGGGTACGACGTACACGAGCAGCGGCTGATCGACCACGCGCTGCTCGACCTGGACGGCACCCCGAACAAGGCAAAACTGGGCGCGAACGCGATCCTCGGCGTCAGCCTCGCCGTCGCCAAGGCGGCCGCGGAGAGCTCCGGCCTGCCGCTGTTCCGCTACGTCGGCGGCCCGAACGCGCACGTCCTGCCGGTGCCGATGATGAACATCCTGAACGGCGGCGCGCACGCGGACAGCAACGTCGACGTGCAGGAGTTCATGATCGCCCCGATCGGTGCCGCCACGTACGGCGAGGCGCTGATGCAGGGCGCGACCGTCTACCACGCGCTGAAGGCGGTGCTGAAGGAGCGCGGCCTGTCCACCGGTCTCGGCGACGAGGGCGGTTTCGCGCCGAACCTGGAGAGCAACCGGGCCGCGCTGGACCTGATCGCGGTCGCGGTCGAGAAGACCGGGCTGCAGCTCGGCAAGGACATCGCGCTGGCGATGGACGTCGCCGCGAGCGAGTTCTTCACCGAGGGCGTGTACGCGTTCGAGGGCGGCAAGAAGTCCGCGGACGAGATGATCGCCTACTACGCCGACCTGGTCGCGTCGTACCCGATCGTCTCGATCGAGGACCCGCTGAACGAGGACGACTGGGCCGGCTGGCAGGGCATCACCGGTGAGCTCGGCAGCAAGATCCAGCTGGTCGGCGACGACCTGTTCGTCACCAACGTCGAGCGGCTGCAGCGCGGCATCGACGAGAAGTCGGCGAACAGCCTGCTGGTCAAGGTGAACCAGATCGGCTCGCTGACCGAGACCCTGGACGCCGTCGACCTGGCCCACCGCAACGGCTTCAGCTGCATGATGAGCCACCGTTCCGGTGAGACCGAGGACACCACGATCGCCGACCTCGCGGTCGCGACCAACTGCGGTCAGATCAAGTCCGGCGCGCCGGCCCGGTCGGACCGTACCGCCAAGTACAACCAGTTGCTCCGGATCGAGGAGGAGCTCGACGACGCGGCGACGTACGCCGGTCGTTCGGCCTTCCCGCGGTACCAGGGCTGA
- a CDS encoding glycine cleavage system protein R, protein MSQLAVTVIGPDRPGIIADVTEALVGTGVNLEDSTMTLLRGHFAMMIVCAGPYDEVKAALEPLRGELVITVREMGPEHRHAAIGAPYLLSVHGADRPGIVSAVTRMVAAAGGTVTDMSTRLSGGLYVLTAEVELPPAAELTTLNRALEITAEELGVGVTLRPAESDEL, encoded by the coding sequence ATGAGTCAGCTCGCAGTCACCGTCATCGGTCCGGACCGGCCGGGAATCATCGCGGACGTCACCGAGGCACTGGTCGGTACCGGTGTGAACCTCGAGGACTCGACCATGACGCTGCTGCGCGGCCACTTCGCGATGATGATCGTGTGCGCCGGGCCGTACGACGAGGTGAAGGCGGCGCTGGAGCCGTTGCGGGGCGAGCTGGTCATCACGGTCCGGGAAATGGGTCCGGAGCACCGGCACGCGGCGATCGGCGCGCCGTACCTGCTGAGCGTGCACGGCGCGGACCGGCCCGGGATCGTGTCGGCGGTGACCCGGATGGTCGCGGCCGCCGGCGGTACGGTCACGGACATGTCGACGCGGCTGAGCGGCGGGCTGTACGTACTGACCGCCGAGGTCGAGCTGCCGCCGGCCGCCGAGCTGACGACGCTGAACCGCGCGCTCGAGATCACCGCCGAAGAGCTCGGGGTCGGCGTCACGTTGCGCCCCGCCGAGAGCGACGAGCTGTGA
- a CDS encoding Ppx/GppA family phosphatase, producing MSEDVTRVAAIDCGTNSIRLLIADVRAGQLTEVDRRMMIVRLGQGVDATGAFAPEALERVFRAADEYAEVIRSTGATRVRFVATSAARDVSNRDAFLEGIQSRLGTTPEIITGPQEAHLTFQGATQSLPALTPTSGAAGEPVVPGPYLVADIGGGSTELILGNSTPTARTASADRASADRPAYADRRRAGASGVIAAESLDLGSVRLTERHVTTDPTNPAELAAIARDIDALLDHTTVPIADARALVAVAGTATTVAAVALNLPEYDRAAVHHAQLSADALRAATTWLTTTTRADRAAVRSIHPGRVDVIGAGALILQHLFDRLPITTLTISEHDILDGVALSLAD from the coding sequence GTGTCTGAGGACGTCACCAGAGTCGCGGCAATCGACTGCGGTACGAACTCGATCCGCCTGCTGATCGCCGATGTGCGCGCTGGCCAACTTACCGAGGTTGATCGGCGGATGATGATTGTGCGGCTCGGTCAGGGGGTGGATGCGACTGGCGCGTTCGCTCCCGAGGCGCTGGAGCGGGTTTTCCGGGCCGCCGACGAGTACGCCGAGGTGATCCGCTCCACCGGCGCCACCCGCGTACGCTTCGTCGCCACCTCAGCCGCCCGCGACGTCAGCAACCGCGACGCCTTCCTCGAAGGAATCCAGTCCCGCCTCGGCACCACCCCCGAAATCATCACCGGCCCCCAAGAAGCCCACCTAACCTTCCAGGGCGCCACCCAGTCGCTCCCCGCCCTGACCCCGACATCCGGCGCCGCTGGTGAGCCGGTAGTACCCGGGCCATACCTGGTAGCCGACATCGGCGGCGGCTCAACCGAACTGATCCTCGGCAACTCCACTCCCACCGCCCGCACCGCCTCAGCCGACCGCGCCTCCGCCGACCGCCCCGCGTACGCCGACCGGCGTCGCGCTGGTGCGTCGGGCGTCATCGCCGCCGAGTCGCTTGACCTCGGCTCTGTCCGGCTCACCGAGCGTCATGTCACCACCGACCCGACCAACCCCGCCGAGCTCGCCGCGATCGCCCGCGACATCGACGCCCTGCTCGACCACACCACAGTCCCCATCGCCGACGCCCGCGCCCTGGTCGCCGTAGCCGGCACCGCGACCACCGTCGCCGCGGTCGCCCTCAACCTCCCCGAGTACGACCGCGCCGCCGTACACCACGCCCAACTATCAGCCGACGCCCTCCGCGCCGCCACCACCTGGCTGACCACCACCACCCGCGCCGACCGCGCCGCCGTACGCTCCATCCACCCCGGCCGGGTTGACGTCATCGGCGCCGGCGCCCTCATCCTCCAACACCTCTTCGACCGCCTCCCCATCACCACCCTCACCATCTCCGAACACGACATCCTCGACGGCGTAGCCCTCTCCCTGGCGGACTGA